The following are encoded in a window of Acidimicrobiales bacterium genomic DNA:
- a CDS encoding cation diffusion facilitator family transporter, whose product MSADGGAKAIVAAFIANMGIAVAKFIGFLVTGSSSMLAESIHSVADSGNQALLVLGRRRGRRARDAAHPFGHGRERYFWAFVVALVLFTLGAAFSVYEGVHKLQHPEHLESAQWAIGILLVAICLEAFSFRTAIHESNLVRGRQGWATFIRRSRSPELPVVLLEDFGALIGLALALTGVGLTVITDDPMWDAIGTICIGSLLAVIAVVLASEMKSLLMGETATEEDQATIVEAIESAPSVNSVIYVRTQHLGPDDILVAAKVDLDHELTVEGVAAAIDELERRVRVVVPAATMIFIEPDILRAQAQNES is encoded by the coding sequence ATGTCGGCCGACGGAGGCGCCAAGGCGATCGTCGCCGCCTTCATCGCCAACATGGGCATCGCCGTCGCCAAGTTCATCGGCTTCCTGGTCACGGGCTCGTCGTCGATGCTGGCCGAGAGCATCCACTCGGTGGCCGACTCGGGCAACCAGGCACTCCTGGTGCTGGGCCGCAGGCGGGGGCGGCGCGCCCGCGACGCCGCCCACCCCTTCGGCCACGGCCGCGAGCGCTACTTCTGGGCCTTCGTCGTGGCCCTGGTGCTGTTCACCCTCGGCGCGGCCTTCTCGGTCTACGAGGGCGTCCACAAGCTCCAGCACCCCGAGCACCTCGAATCCGCGCAGTGGGCCATCGGCATCCTGCTCGTCGCCATCTGCCTCGAGGCGTTCTCCTTCCGCACCGCGATCCACGAGTCGAACCTCGTGCGTGGCCGGCAGGGGTGGGCCACCTTCATCCGCCGTTCCCGCAGCCCCGAGCTGCCCGTCGTGCTGCTCGAGGACTTCGGCGCCCTCATCGGCCTCGCGCTGGCCCTGACCGGCGTCGGCCTCACCGTCATCACCGACGACCCCATGTGGGACGCCATCGGCACGATCTGCATCGGCTCGCTCCTCGCGGTGATCGCCGTGGTGCTGGCGTCCGAGATGAAGAGCCTGCTCATGGGCGAGACCGCCACCGAGGAGGACCAGGCGACCATCGTCGAAGCCATCGAGTCCGCTCCGTCGGTGAACAGCGTGATCTACGTGCGCACGCAGCACCTCGGGCCCGACGACATCCTGGTGGCGGCGAAGGTCGACCTCGACCACGAGCTCACGGTCGAAGGGGTCGCCGCAGCCATCGACGAGCTCGAACGGCGCGTCCGAGTGGTCGTCCCGGCGGCGACCATGATCTTCATCGAGCCCGACATCCTCCGCGCCCAGGCCCAGAACGAGTCATGA
- a CDS encoding acyltransferase: MASPTATAVAPSTTEAPALLSVDALVDATPASRDRFVDLLRALSILVVVLWHWVFSVTHWTDGGALTMPNPVGDVRLLWLATWLLQVMPLFFLVGGFSNLAAWEATRRRGGTAREFLRSRLQRLFRPVAVYLAVWAAIDATARALVADYPGVLHWGRVVFVPLWFLAVYAGVVLLVPVTARLHRHGRELTIVGLGAAIALVDLGRFRFGLDALGYANAALVFVFAHQLGYFWRDGRMSGTDAEARNRRWALVIGGLSALVVLTNLGVYPRSMVAVRGEAVSNMFPTTACIAALAVLQLGVVLTLRPAAERWLARRSVWRAVVAANGVAMTVFTWHMTALVVAIGVFEALGGDLGAEATASWWSTRPLWVLAPAVVLAGLVAAFARFERPALRER, from the coding sequence ATGGCCTCCCCCACCGCCACCGCCGTCGCCCCCTCGACCACGGAGGCGCCCGCCCTGCTGAGCGTCGACGCCCTCGTCGACGCCACGCCGGCGTCGCGGGACCGCTTCGTCGACCTGCTCCGGGCGCTGTCGATCCTCGTCGTGGTCCTCTGGCACTGGGTGTTCTCGGTGACGCACTGGACCGACGGTGGCGCCCTCACCATGCCCAACCCGGTCGGCGACGTCCGCCTGCTCTGGCTGGCCACCTGGCTCCTCCAGGTCATGCCCCTGTTCTTCCTCGTCGGCGGGTTCTCGAACCTCGCCGCCTGGGAGGCCACCCGTCGCCGCGGCGGCACGGCCCGTGAGTTCCTCCGCTCGCGCCTCCAGCGGCTGTTCCGGCCCGTCGCCGTCTATCTCGCGGTGTGGGCGGCGATCGACGCCACCGCCCGCGCCCTCGTTGCCGACTACCCGGGTGTCCTCCATTGGGGCCGGGTCGTGTTCGTCCCCCTCTGGTTCCTCGCGGTCTACGCCGGCGTGGTCCTGCTCGTGCCCGTCACGGCCCGCCTGCACCGCCACGGCCGTGAGCTCACCATCGTCGGCCTCGGGGCCGCCATCGCCCTCGTCGACCTCGGTCGCTTCCGCTTCGGCCTCGACGCACTGGGCTACGCCAACGCCGCCCTGGTCTTCGTCTTCGCCCACCAGCTCGGCTACTTCTGGCGGGACGGTCGCATGAGCGGCACGGATGCCGAGGCCCGCAACCGGCGGTGGGCCCTGGTGATCGGGGGCCTGAGCGCCCTGGTGGTGCTCACCAACCTGGGCGTGTACCCGAGATCGATGGTGGCCGTGCGGGGCGAGGCCGTCAGCAACATGTTCCCCACCACCGCCTGCATCGCCGCCCTTGCGGTGCTCCAGCTGGGCGTGGTGCTCACGCTGCGGCCCGCCGCCGAGCGCTGGTTGGCACGACGCTCGGTCTGGCGTGCCGTCGTGGCCGCCAACGGGGTGGCCATGACCGTGTTCACCTGGCACATGACCGCCCTCGTCGTGGCCATCGGCGTGTTCGAGGCACTCGGCGGCGATCTCGGCGCCGAGGCCACCGCCTCCTGGTGGTCGACCCGACCCCTGTGGGTCCTCGCCCCGGCCGTGGTCCTCGCCGGCCTCGTCGCCGCCTTCGCCCGCTTCGAGCGCCCGGCGCTACGGGAGCGGTGA